One Mercenaria mercenaria strain notata chromosome 12, MADL_Memer_1, whole genome shotgun sequence DNA segment encodes these proteins:
- the LOC123535374 gene encoding uncharacterized protein LOC123535374 isoform X1: protein MEGNLAKKKQRVNLLKLDIKIVVIGPGASGKTELCNRFAGKDFKGDSPATIGAAFRAIPFGHDGKEISVAVWDTAGHEKYFSLNEFYMRGAHGLVFVYDITDETNFVQTKEWMERLKTKMADCEVIVVGNKCDLEHRRQVSTLKGYELANEYSAKFFEVSTKTNANVQEAFNTLLRSALARKDRKEDTIPEEIKGPFSLRLYRKKDTVPEEIVKDPFALLLYEKALQAGKEKDKSIRVNIVGNFRQGKTTLMRRLLGQKIQGIKSTDGIVVEHYKCKKDRDGKLRYTKADDIDKSEYVKRLVSVAVGEKNKATEKQTQSLTESKVSHETKPMVLESSVHEDDRDLQSDLNAETKSVSSNENETVDEFSNKISILSPEEKGAFAKALKTNRASPLKERQTVFDIWDFGGQYIFYATHTIFHSKRAIYLLVFDLTLDLNQCILDEQYPSESENRNMKYFMQFWMSSIHSFVGSADGSLPKVILVGTHKDKLRGKKHEKERYIKTYFEDIRQIFDGTNLSNHIHSDDFAVDNTDSKDPSLNALREAIIRTGDELSETVEIPLKWIQLEKSLLERKHLKLISVKFVMAIDSGNEFPLGDMEQIKVFLRYHHAKGTLVYFDEEPISEYVVLDPQYLIDAFKCIITSERFCTNEPEIRPLWKTLLSEGRLEKQLIDRQWGKPENELDMFMENKEILLSFLVKHHIISEAKTFDENAKVSTGLGWFVVPSLLSDHSSRTEKIEFLNGKKLTKLYFVIFFNSSPIVCTVYHRLVSAALGKWPVAKTGKKTLLFKDMCIVRLNEDHAGILEIRHDSIEMTVVSLCHATNVNSEEADSFRRFLESVTAHEFQKLRSTEETSDKPYTIMFRCNHDSHDATGSENLISMDDMRRGKVVPCPDLMPHDIDMEMAKEEWFQDNKKMTAIPDSQLTGKLLSSLSQCIGENWQLLGLELGLTQVKIDHIFEDHPRSAVMRIYAMLQKWCQEDVDKATLPVLIETLQRCTHVHVDWDNLRNVIDELS from the exons ATGGAGGGTAACCTCGCAAAAAAGAAGCAACGAGTCAACCTTCTTAAACTTGACATCAAAATTGTTGTTATTGGTCCAGGTGCCTCTGGCAAAACAGAGTTATGCAATAGGTTTGCAGGAAAAGATTTTAAAGGCGATTCCCCAGCAACTATTG GTGCAGCATTTCGTGCAATACCTTTTGGACATGATGGGAAAGAAATATCTGTTGCGGTTTG GGACACAGCCGGCCACGAAAAATATTTCTCATTAAACGAATTTTATATGAGAGGAGCACAT GGTTTAGTGTTTGTGTATGACATAACAGACGAAACAAATTTTGTTCAGACAAAGGAATGGATGGAAAGGCTTAAAACG aaaatggctGACTGTGAAGTGATTGTGGTTGGGAATAAGTGTGATTTAGAACACAGAAGACAAGTGAGCACGCTCAAGGGTTATGAG CTTGCCAACGAATATAGTGCAAAGTTCTTTGAAGTAAGTACCAAAACTAACGCTAATGTCCAGGAGGCATTTAACACACTACTAAGATCTGCACTAGCAAGGAAAGATAGAAAGGAG GATACAATTCCTGAAGAAATAAAGGGTCCATTTTCATTGCGTTTATATAGAAAGAAG gaTACAGTTCCTGAAGAAATCGTAAAGGATCCATTTGCATTACTTTTGTATGAAAAAGCTTTGCAAGCAGGAAAAGAGAAGGATAAGTCAATTCGTGTTAATATAGTTGGAAACTTCAGACAAGGTAAAACGACACTGATGAGAAGGTTGTTGGGACAAAAGATCCAAGGGATTAAAAGTACTGATGGAATAGTTGTAGAacattacaaatgtaaaaaagacAGAGATGGGAAATTACGTTATACTAAAGCTGACGACATTGATAAATCAGAATATGTCAAACGTTTGGTCTCTGTCGCTGTGGGTGAAAAGAATAAAGCCACAGAAAAGCAAACTCAGTCATTGACAGAATCAAAAGTTTCGCACGAAACGAAACCAATGGTCTTAGAATCTTCTGTTCATGAAGACGACAGAGATTTACAAAGCGACTTAAATGCAGAAACAAAGAGTGTGTCATCAAATGAAAACGAAACAGTTGATGAATTTTcgaataaaatttcaattttgtctcCGGAGGAAAAGGGGGCGTTTGCAAAAGCTCTGAAGACCAATCGGGCATCTCCGCTAAAAGAAAGGCAAACCGTATTTGATATTTGGGACTTTGGTGGCCAGTACATTTTCTATGCAACTCATACAATCTTTCACAGCAAAAGGGCAATCTATCTGTTGGTGTTTGACTTGACTTTAGATCTGAACCAATGTATTTTAGATGAGCAATATCCATCTGAGTCAGAAAATAGAAACATGAAATACTTTATGCAGTTCTGGATGAGTTCTATCCACTCGTTTGTTGGGTCAGCAGATGGGTCACTTCCAAAGGTTATTCTTGTTGGAACTCACAAAGATAAACTTAGGGGAAAGAAACACGAAAAAGAAagatatatcaaaacatactttGAAGACATCAGACAGATATTTGATGGAACGAATTTGTCTAACCATATTCATTCTGATGACTTTGCAGTTGACAATACTGATTCTAAAGATCCGTCACTAAATGCACTGCGTGAAGCGATCATTAGAACTGGAGATGAACTATCAGAAACAGTTGAAATACCCCTGAAGTGGATTCAGCTGGAAAAGTCTCTGCTGGAAAGAAAACACCTCAAACTTATTTCAGTTAAGTTCGTCATGGCGATTGATTCAGGAAATGAGTTCCCTTTAGGTGATATGGAACAGATCAAAGTATTCCTTCGTTATCATCATGCCAAAGGCACGCTTGTTTATTTTGATGAAGAACCAATATCCGAATATGTTGTACTTGATCCTCAATATCTCATCGATGCATTCAAGTGTATAATCACAAGCGAAAGATTCTGCACAAATGAACCAGAAATCCGTCCACTTTGGAAGACGTTACTCTCAGAGGGAAGACTTGAGAAACAGCTGATTGATCGTCAGTGGGGAAAACCTGAGAATGAACTCGACATGTTTATGGAAAACAAAGAAATCCTTCTTTCATTTCTTGTGAAGCATCACATAATATCAGAAGCAAAGACCTTCGATGAAAACGCCAAAGTATCGACAGGACTAGGTTGGTTTGTGGTCCCAAGTTTGTTGAGTGACCATTCATCGCGGACAGAAAAGATTGAATTTCTTAACGGAAAGAAATTGACAAAACTTTACTTTGTGATCTTTTTCAATTCCTCGCCAATAGTGTGTACAGTCTACCATCGTTTAGTATCAGCTGCACTAGGAAAGTGGCCAGTAGCAAAAACTGGTAAGAAAACATTACTGTTTAAAGATATGTGTATAGTCAGACTGAACGAGGACCACGCCGGAATATTAGAGATTAGACATGACAGCATTGAGATGACAGTTGTTAGTCTATGTCACGCGACAAATGTTAACAGTGAGGAAGCTGATAGTTTTCGACGATTTTTGGAATCTGTAACAGCACATGAATTTCAGAAGCTACGGAGTACAGAAGAGACCAGTGACAAACCATACACCATTATGTTCCGATGCAATCATGACAGTCATGATGCAACTGGAAGTGAAAACCTAATTTCCATGGATGACATGAGGAGAGGAAAAGTAGTTCCATGTCCAGACTTGATGCCCCATGACATCGACATGGAAATGGCAAAGGAAGAGTGGTTTCAAGACAACAAAAAGATGACAGCCATCCCAGACAGTCAGTTGACAGGCAAATTACTTAGCAGCTTGTCGCAGTGCATTGGTGAAAACTGGCAATTGCTGGGGCTCGAACTTGGGTTGACGCAAGTTAAGATAGATCATATTTTTGAAGACCATCCACGTAGTGCTGTCATGAGGATATATGCCATGCTTCAAAAGTGGTGTCAGGAAGATGTAGATAAAGCAACACTACCGGTACTAATTGAAACCCTGCAACGATGTACGCATGTGCACGTTGATTGGGACAATCTGAGAAACGTTATAGATGAACTAAGTTAA
- the LOC123535374 gene encoding uncharacterized protein LOC123535374 isoform X5, whose protein sequence is MRGAHGLVFVYDITDETNFVQTKEWMERLKTKMADCEVIVVGNKCDLEHRRQVSTLKGYELANEYSAKFFEVSTKTNANVQEAFNTLLRSALARKDRKEDTIPEEIKGPFSLRLYRKKDTVPEEIVKDPFALLLYEKALQAGKEKDKSIRVNIVGNFRQGKTTLMRRLLGQKIQGIKSTDGIVVEHYKCKKDRDGKLRYTKADDIDKSEYVKRLVSVAVGEKNKATEKQTQSLTESKVSHETKPMVLESSVHEDDRDLQSDLNAETKSVSSNENETVDEFSNKISILSPEEKGAFAKALKTNRASPLKERQTVFDIWDFGGQYIFYATHTIFHSKRAIYLLVFDLTLDLNQCILDEQYPSESENRNMKYFMQFWMSSIHSFVGSADGSLPKVILVGTHKDKLRGKKHEKERYIKTYFEDIRQIFDGTNLSNHIHSDDFAVDNTDSKDPSLNALREAIIRTGDELSETVEIPLKWIQLEKSLLERKHLKLISVKFVMAIDSGNEFPLGDMEQIKVFLRYHHAKGTLVYFDEEPISEYVVLDPQYLIDAFKCIITSERFCTNEPEIRPLWKTLLSEGRLEKQLIDRQWGKPENELDMFMENKEILLSFLVKHHIISEAKTFDENAKVSTGLGWFVVPSLLSDHSSRTEKIEFLNGKKLTKLYFVIFFNSSPIVCTVYHRLVSAALGKWPVAKTGKKTLLFKDMCIVRLNEDHAGILEIRHDSIEMTVVSLCHATNVNSEEADSFRRFLESVTAHEFQKLRSTEETSDKPYTIMFRCNHDSHDATGSENLISMDDMRRGKVVPCPDLMPHDIDMEMAKEEWFQDNKKMTAIPDSQLTGKLLSSLSQCIGENWQLLGLELGLTQVKIDHIFEDHPRSAVMRIYAMLQKWCQEDVDKATLPVLIETLQRCTHVHVDWDNLRNVIDELS, encoded by the exons ATGAGAGGAGCACAT GGTTTAGTGTTTGTGTATGACATAACAGACGAAACAAATTTTGTTCAGACAAAGGAATGGATGGAAAGGCTTAAAACG aaaatggctGACTGTGAAGTGATTGTGGTTGGGAATAAGTGTGATTTAGAACACAGAAGACAAGTGAGCACGCTCAAGGGTTATGAG CTTGCCAACGAATATAGTGCAAAGTTCTTTGAAGTAAGTACCAAAACTAACGCTAATGTCCAGGAGGCATTTAACACACTACTAAGATCTGCACTAGCAAGGAAAGATAGAAAGGAG GATACAATTCCTGAAGAAATAAAGGGTCCATTTTCATTGCGTTTATATAGAAAGAAG gaTACAGTTCCTGAAGAAATCGTAAAGGATCCATTTGCATTACTTTTGTATGAAAAAGCTTTGCAAGCAGGAAAAGAGAAGGATAAGTCAATTCGTGTTAATATAGTTGGAAACTTCAGACAAGGTAAAACGACACTGATGAGAAGGTTGTTGGGACAAAAGATCCAAGGGATTAAAAGTACTGATGGAATAGTTGTAGAacattacaaatgtaaaaaagacAGAGATGGGAAATTACGTTATACTAAAGCTGACGACATTGATAAATCAGAATATGTCAAACGTTTGGTCTCTGTCGCTGTGGGTGAAAAGAATAAAGCCACAGAAAAGCAAACTCAGTCATTGACAGAATCAAAAGTTTCGCACGAAACGAAACCAATGGTCTTAGAATCTTCTGTTCATGAAGACGACAGAGATTTACAAAGCGACTTAAATGCAGAAACAAAGAGTGTGTCATCAAATGAAAACGAAACAGTTGATGAATTTTcgaataaaatttcaattttgtctcCGGAGGAAAAGGGGGCGTTTGCAAAAGCTCTGAAGACCAATCGGGCATCTCCGCTAAAAGAAAGGCAAACCGTATTTGATATTTGGGACTTTGGTGGCCAGTACATTTTCTATGCAACTCATACAATCTTTCACAGCAAAAGGGCAATCTATCTGTTGGTGTTTGACTTGACTTTAGATCTGAACCAATGTATTTTAGATGAGCAATATCCATCTGAGTCAGAAAATAGAAACATGAAATACTTTATGCAGTTCTGGATGAGTTCTATCCACTCGTTTGTTGGGTCAGCAGATGGGTCACTTCCAAAGGTTATTCTTGTTGGAACTCACAAAGATAAACTTAGGGGAAAGAAACACGAAAAAGAAagatatatcaaaacatactttGAAGACATCAGACAGATATTTGATGGAACGAATTTGTCTAACCATATTCATTCTGATGACTTTGCAGTTGACAATACTGATTCTAAAGATCCGTCACTAAATGCACTGCGTGAAGCGATCATTAGAACTGGAGATGAACTATCAGAAACAGTTGAAATACCCCTGAAGTGGATTCAGCTGGAAAAGTCTCTGCTGGAAAGAAAACACCTCAAACTTATTTCAGTTAAGTTCGTCATGGCGATTGATTCAGGAAATGAGTTCCCTTTAGGTGATATGGAACAGATCAAAGTATTCCTTCGTTATCATCATGCCAAAGGCACGCTTGTTTATTTTGATGAAGAACCAATATCCGAATATGTTGTACTTGATCCTCAATATCTCATCGATGCATTCAAGTGTATAATCACAAGCGAAAGATTCTGCACAAATGAACCAGAAATCCGTCCACTTTGGAAGACGTTACTCTCAGAGGGAAGACTTGAGAAACAGCTGATTGATCGTCAGTGGGGAAAACCTGAGAATGAACTCGACATGTTTATGGAAAACAAAGAAATCCTTCTTTCATTTCTTGTGAAGCATCACATAATATCAGAAGCAAAGACCTTCGATGAAAACGCCAAAGTATCGACAGGACTAGGTTGGTTTGTGGTCCCAAGTTTGTTGAGTGACCATTCATCGCGGACAGAAAAGATTGAATTTCTTAACGGAAAGAAATTGACAAAACTTTACTTTGTGATCTTTTTCAATTCCTCGCCAATAGTGTGTACAGTCTACCATCGTTTAGTATCAGCTGCACTAGGAAAGTGGCCAGTAGCAAAAACTGGTAAGAAAACATTACTGTTTAAAGATATGTGTATAGTCAGACTGAACGAGGACCACGCCGGAATATTAGAGATTAGACATGACAGCATTGAGATGACAGTTGTTAGTCTATGTCACGCGACAAATGTTAACAGTGAGGAAGCTGATAGTTTTCGACGATTTTTGGAATCTGTAACAGCACATGAATTTCAGAAGCTACGGAGTACAGAAGAGACCAGTGACAAACCATACACCATTATGTTCCGATGCAATCATGACAGTCATGATGCAACTGGAAGTGAAAACCTAATTTCCATGGATGACATGAGGAGAGGAAAAGTAGTTCCATGTCCAGACTTGATGCCCCATGACATCGACATGGAAATGGCAAAGGAAGAGTGGTTTCAAGACAACAAAAAGATGACAGCCATCCCAGACAGTCAGTTGACAGGCAAATTACTTAGCAGCTTGTCGCAGTGCATTGGTGAAAACTGGCAATTGCTGGGGCTCGAACTTGGGTTGACGCAAGTTAAGATAGATCATATTTTTGAAGACCATCCACGTAGTGCTGTCATGAGGATATATGCCATGCTTCAAAAGTGGTGTCAGGAAGATGTAGATAAAGCAACACTACCGGTACTAATTGAAACCCTGCAACGATGTACGCATGTGCACGTTGATTGGGACAATCTGAGAAACGTTATAGATGAACTAAGTTAA
- the LOC123535374 gene encoding uncharacterized protein LOC123535374 isoform X2: MEGNLAKKKQRVNLLKLDIKIVVIGPGASGKTELCNRFAGKDFKGDSPATIGAAFRAIPFGHDGKEISVAVWDTAGHEKYFSLNEFYMRGAHGLVFVYDITDETNFVQTKEWMERLKTKMADCEVIVVGNKCDLEHRRQVSTLKGYELANEYSAKFFEVSTKTNANVQEAFNTLLRSALARKDRKEDTVPEEIVKDPFALLLYEKALQAGKEKDKSIRVNIVGNFRQGKTTLMRRLLGQKIQGIKSTDGIVVEHYKCKKDRDGKLRYTKADDIDKSEYVKRLVSVAVGEKNKATEKQTQSLTESKVSHETKPMVLESSVHEDDRDLQSDLNAETKSVSSNENETVDEFSNKISILSPEEKGAFAKALKTNRASPLKERQTVFDIWDFGGQYIFYATHTIFHSKRAIYLLVFDLTLDLNQCILDEQYPSESENRNMKYFMQFWMSSIHSFVGSADGSLPKVILVGTHKDKLRGKKHEKERYIKTYFEDIRQIFDGTNLSNHIHSDDFAVDNTDSKDPSLNALREAIIRTGDELSETVEIPLKWIQLEKSLLERKHLKLISVKFVMAIDSGNEFPLGDMEQIKVFLRYHHAKGTLVYFDEEPISEYVVLDPQYLIDAFKCIITSERFCTNEPEIRPLWKTLLSEGRLEKQLIDRQWGKPENELDMFMENKEILLSFLVKHHIISEAKTFDENAKVSTGLGWFVVPSLLSDHSSRTEKIEFLNGKKLTKLYFVIFFNSSPIVCTVYHRLVSAALGKWPVAKTGKKTLLFKDMCIVRLNEDHAGILEIRHDSIEMTVVSLCHATNVNSEEADSFRRFLESVTAHEFQKLRSTEETSDKPYTIMFRCNHDSHDATGSENLISMDDMRRGKVVPCPDLMPHDIDMEMAKEEWFQDNKKMTAIPDSQLTGKLLSSLSQCIGENWQLLGLELGLTQVKIDHIFEDHPRSAVMRIYAMLQKWCQEDVDKATLPVLIETLQRCTHVHVDWDNLRNVIDELS; this comes from the exons ATGGAGGGTAACCTCGCAAAAAAGAAGCAACGAGTCAACCTTCTTAAACTTGACATCAAAATTGTTGTTATTGGTCCAGGTGCCTCTGGCAAAACAGAGTTATGCAATAGGTTTGCAGGAAAAGATTTTAAAGGCGATTCCCCAGCAACTATTG GTGCAGCATTTCGTGCAATACCTTTTGGACATGATGGGAAAGAAATATCTGTTGCGGTTTG GGACACAGCCGGCCACGAAAAATATTTCTCATTAAACGAATTTTATATGAGAGGAGCACAT GGTTTAGTGTTTGTGTATGACATAACAGACGAAACAAATTTTGTTCAGACAAAGGAATGGATGGAAAGGCTTAAAACG aaaatggctGACTGTGAAGTGATTGTGGTTGGGAATAAGTGTGATTTAGAACACAGAAGACAAGTGAGCACGCTCAAGGGTTATGAG CTTGCCAACGAATATAGTGCAAAGTTCTTTGAAGTAAGTACCAAAACTAACGCTAATGTCCAGGAGGCATTTAACACACTACTAAGATCTGCACTAGCAAGGAAAGATAGAAAGGAG gaTACAGTTCCTGAAGAAATCGTAAAGGATCCATTTGCATTACTTTTGTATGAAAAAGCTTTGCAAGCAGGAAAAGAGAAGGATAAGTCAATTCGTGTTAATATAGTTGGAAACTTCAGACAAGGTAAAACGACACTGATGAGAAGGTTGTTGGGACAAAAGATCCAAGGGATTAAAAGTACTGATGGAATAGTTGTAGAacattacaaatgtaaaaaagacAGAGATGGGAAATTACGTTATACTAAAGCTGACGACATTGATAAATCAGAATATGTCAAACGTTTGGTCTCTGTCGCTGTGGGTGAAAAGAATAAAGCCACAGAAAAGCAAACTCAGTCATTGACAGAATCAAAAGTTTCGCACGAAACGAAACCAATGGTCTTAGAATCTTCTGTTCATGAAGACGACAGAGATTTACAAAGCGACTTAAATGCAGAAACAAAGAGTGTGTCATCAAATGAAAACGAAACAGTTGATGAATTTTcgaataaaatttcaattttgtctcCGGAGGAAAAGGGGGCGTTTGCAAAAGCTCTGAAGACCAATCGGGCATCTCCGCTAAAAGAAAGGCAAACCGTATTTGATATTTGGGACTTTGGTGGCCAGTACATTTTCTATGCAACTCATACAATCTTTCACAGCAAAAGGGCAATCTATCTGTTGGTGTTTGACTTGACTTTAGATCTGAACCAATGTATTTTAGATGAGCAATATCCATCTGAGTCAGAAAATAGAAACATGAAATACTTTATGCAGTTCTGGATGAGTTCTATCCACTCGTTTGTTGGGTCAGCAGATGGGTCACTTCCAAAGGTTATTCTTGTTGGAACTCACAAAGATAAACTTAGGGGAAAGAAACACGAAAAAGAAagatatatcaaaacatactttGAAGACATCAGACAGATATTTGATGGAACGAATTTGTCTAACCATATTCATTCTGATGACTTTGCAGTTGACAATACTGATTCTAAAGATCCGTCACTAAATGCACTGCGTGAAGCGATCATTAGAACTGGAGATGAACTATCAGAAACAGTTGAAATACCCCTGAAGTGGATTCAGCTGGAAAAGTCTCTGCTGGAAAGAAAACACCTCAAACTTATTTCAGTTAAGTTCGTCATGGCGATTGATTCAGGAAATGAGTTCCCTTTAGGTGATATGGAACAGATCAAAGTATTCCTTCGTTATCATCATGCCAAAGGCACGCTTGTTTATTTTGATGAAGAACCAATATCCGAATATGTTGTACTTGATCCTCAATATCTCATCGATGCATTCAAGTGTATAATCACAAGCGAAAGATTCTGCACAAATGAACCAGAAATCCGTCCACTTTGGAAGACGTTACTCTCAGAGGGAAGACTTGAGAAACAGCTGATTGATCGTCAGTGGGGAAAACCTGAGAATGAACTCGACATGTTTATGGAAAACAAAGAAATCCTTCTTTCATTTCTTGTGAAGCATCACATAATATCAGAAGCAAAGACCTTCGATGAAAACGCCAAAGTATCGACAGGACTAGGTTGGTTTGTGGTCCCAAGTTTGTTGAGTGACCATTCATCGCGGACAGAAAAGATTGAATTTCTTAACGGAAAGAAATTGACAAAACTTTACTTTGTGATCTTTTTCAATTCCTCGCCAATAGTGTGTACAGTCTACCATCGTTTAGTATCAGCTGCACTAGGAAAGTGGCCAGTAGCAAAAACTGGTAAGAAAACATTACTGTTTAAAGATATGTGTATAGTCAGACTGAACGAGGACCACGCCGGAATATTAGAGATTAGACATGACAGCATTGAGATGACAGTTGTTAGTCTATGTCACGCGACAAATGTTAACAGTGAGGAAGCTGATAGTTTTCGACGATTTTTGGAATCTGTAACAGCACATGAATTTCAGAAGCTACGGAGTACAGAAGAGACCAGTGACAAACCATACACCATTATGTTCCGATGCAATCATGACAGTCATGATGCAACTGGAAGTGAAAACCTAATTTCCATGGATGACATGAGGAGAGGAAAAGTAGTTCCATGTCCAGACTTGATGCCCCATGACATCGACATGGAAATGGCAAAGGAAGAGTGGTTTCAAGACAACAAAAAGATGACAGCCATCCCAGACAGTCAGTTGACAGGCAAATTACTTAGCAGCTTGTCGCAGTGCATTGGTGAAAACTGGCAATTGCTGGGGCTCGAACTTGGGTTGACGCAAGTTAAGATAGATCATATTTTTGAAGACCATCCACGTAGTGCTGTCATGAGGATATATGCCATGCTTCAAAAGTGGTGTCAGGAAGATGTAGATAAAGCAACACTACCGGTACTAATTGAAACCCTGCAACGATGTACGCATGTGCACGTTGATTGGGACAATCTGAGAAACGTTATAGATGAACTAAGTTAA